A single genomic interval of Microbacterium sp. zg-Y1090 harbors:
- the cydC gene encoding thiol reductant ABC exporter subunit CydC gives MPPARRFWRAAATGFAHEASAVALLAVSAWLIVRASEQPAVMYLTAAVVGVRAFALSRATFRYLERLTSHDAALRQLASTRTALVRRLIPLAPDGLTRTRRGSVLGALVDDVDELQNLPLRVVEPLVASVTVALSAVVFVAFVSGPAALTLLGCLAVAAVVATAWGWVAGGRAERAIAPLRARLADAVTDHLGSLDVLLAYGAEAASRSRIADADSAVRRAVVRRAGAQAATTAIVSLLAGAASILAVVVTAPDAATLGGPALAVAVLVPMAVFEVFGAVPLAAASWRQVRASAERIAESVPDTIPAGLVQHPAPATGEAPALGEGLRLRGVWATWPGADTASLAGVDLDVHAGERLLVIGSSGAGKTTLAHVLVRFLECTGTYEIGGRSVRESSPDDVRLTVGLCEQQPMLFDEDIRQNLLFARDTATDKELVAVLDRVGLGPWLAERGGLDARVGERGALVSGGQAQRIALARALLRGFPVLVLDEPTAGVDPAASDALLTDLLQAVGPDQAVVLISHVAVPAGLVDRVVRLDAGHLDAAA, from the coding sequence ATGCCGCCGGCCCGCCGCTTCTGGCGCGCTGCCGCCACCGGTTTCGCCCACGAGGCGTCGGCCGTGGCATTGCTGGCCGTCAGCGCGTGGCTGATCGTGCGCGCCAGCGAGCAGCCCGCCGTGATGTACCTCACCGCCGCCGTCGTCGGGGTGCGCGCGTTCGCGCTGTCCCGCGCGACCTTCCGCTACCTCGAGCGGCTCACCTCGCACGATGCGGCGCTGCGCCAGCTCGCCTCCACGCGCACCGCCCTGGTGCGCCGGCTCATCCCGCTCGCGCCCGACGGTCTCACCCGCACCCGGCGAGGGTCCGTGCTCGGGGCGCTCGTCGATGACGTCGACGAGCTGCAGAACCTTCCGCTGCGGGTGGTGGAGCCGCTGGTGGCCTCGGTGACCGTGGCCCTGTCGGCGGTCGTCTTCGTGGCCTTCGTCTCGGGGCCGGCGGCGCTGACGCTGCTGGGATGCCTCGCGGTCGCGGCCGTCGTCGCGACCGCCTGGGGGTGGGTGGCGGGCGGCCGTGCCGAGCGGGCCATCGCTCCGCTGCGCGCGCGGCTCGCCGACGCGGTGACCGACCACCTCGGCAGCCTCGATGTGCTGCTGGCCTACGGCGCCGAAGCCGCCAGCCGGAGCCGCATCGCCGACGCCGACAGCGCCGTGCGCCGTGCGGTCGTCCGCCGGGCCGGCGCCCAGGCGGCGACCACGGCCATCGTGTCGCTGCTGGCCGGTGCCGCGTCGATCCTCGCCGTGGTGGTCACCGCCCCCGACGCCGCGACGCTGGGCGGCCCCGCCCTCGCCGTCGCGGTGCTCGTGCCGATGGCGGTGTTCGAGGTGTTCGGCGCGGTGCCGCTGGCCGCCGCCTCGTGGCGCCAGGTGCGCGCGTCGGCGGAGCGCATCGCCGAGTCGGTTCCCGACACGATCCCGGCGGGCCTCGTCCAGCACCCCGCACCCGCCACCGGAGAGGCCCCCGCGCTCGGCGAGGGGCTGCGCCTGCGCGGCGTCTGGGCCACCTGGCCGGGAGCGGACACCGCGTCGCTGGCCGGGGTCGACCTCGACGTGCACGCGGGCGAACGGCTGCTGGTCATCGGCTCCAGCGGGGCGGGGAAGACGACGCTCGCACACGTGCTGGTGCGGTTCCTGGAGTGCACCGGCACGTACGAGATCGGCGGGCGCTCGGTGCGGGAGTCGTCCCCCGACGACGTGCGGCTCACCGTCGGCCTCTGCGAGCAGCAGCCGATGCTGTTCGACGAGGACATCCGCCAGAACCTGCTGTTCGCCCGCGACACCGCCACCGACAAGGAGCTCGTGGCCGTGCTCGACCGCGTCGGCCTGGGCCCGTGGCTCGCCGAGCGCGGGGGCCTTGACGCCCGGGTCGGCGAGCGAGGCGCGCTGGTGTCGGGCGGGCAGGCGCAGCGCATCGCCCTGGCCCGCGCGCTGCTGCGGGGGTTCCCGGTGCTGGTGCTCGACGAGCCGACCGCAGGCGTGGACCCCGCGGCATCCGACGCGCTCCTCACCGACCTGCTGCAGGCGGTCGGCCCCGACCAGGCCGTCGTGCTCATCTCGCACGTGGCCGTGCCCGCCGGACTGGTCGACCGCGTCGTGCGCCTCGATGCCGGGCACCTCGACGCCGCTGCCTGA
- the cydD gene encoding thiol reductant ABC exporter subunit CydD produces MASQEADAPPRPAGRPLDPRLLRYAGASRVFFVAIGLIGLAQTAVIIAFAWLLTRAIVGAIDGMRWDELSGILLILAGVVALRAVLVWLRETVAARASARVQAQLRAHLFEAVDELGPGWLAVHNSARLAVTAGRGLDALDAYFARYLPQLVQTAVATPTIILVMWWMDWISGLTVVLTLPLIPLFMVLIGLATRSVQDKQWRTLGRLAARFADTVRGLSTLTVFGRQHRAVASIQRVTERYRDETMRVLRVSFLSGFALELLASLSVAIIAVSIGFRLLDGDLTLLVGLFVLLLAPEAYLPLRQVGVQFHAAAEGVSATEDVFAVLDEARAARAERHADAAPAGTSAVPAGAIAGPLVLRGLRVRYGDRALPPVDLEADAGELVLVAGPSGAGKSSVFAALRRAAAFDGDARVGGIPLAQLTPDRWLGWAGQHPGLIAGTVADNVALGDAAPDAAVIVRALQLACAGDIDPSYELGVQGAGLSGGQAQRIAVARAIYRHLRGTATVLALDEPSAALDPVTEDLLWQSLRTLADGGATVLLISHRTTAEAYADRIVRLQPAEVAA; encoded by the coding sequence ATGGCTTCGCAGGAAGCGGACGCACCACCGCGGCCGGCCGGACGTCCCCTGGACCCGCGGCTGCTGCGGTACGCCGGCGCTTCACGCGTCTTCTTCGTCGCGATCGGACTGATCGGCCTCGCCCAGACGGCCGTGATCATCGCCTTCGCCTGGCTGCTGACCCGCGCCATCGTCGGCGCGATCGACGGGATGCGGTGGGACGAGCTCTCCGGCATCCTCCTCATCCTCGCCGGTGTCGTCGCCCTGCGCGCCGTTCTTGTCTGGCTGCGCGAGACGGTGGCGGCGCGCGCCTCGGCGCGGGTGCAGGCGCAGCTGCGCGCGCACCTCTTCGAAGCCGTCGACGAGCTCGGGCCGGGGTGGCTGGCGGTGCACAACTCCGCACGCCTCGCGGTGACGGCGGGCCGCGGCCTCGACGCCCTCGACGCGTACTTCGCGCGCTACCTGCCCCAGTTGGTGCAGACCGCGGTCGCGACGCCGACGATCATCCTCGTGATGTGGTGGATGGACTGGATCTCGGGCCTCACCGTCGTGCTCACCCTTCCGCTGATCCCGCTGTTCATGGTGCTGATCGGACTGGCGACCCGCTCCGTGCAGGACAAGCAGTGGCGCACCCTCGGGCGGCTCGCCGCGCGCTTCGCCGACACCGTGCGGGGCCTGTCGACCCTCACGGTCTTCGGCCGGCAGCACCGCGCGGTCGCGTCGATCCAGCGGGTCACCGAGCGCTATCGCGATGAGACCATGCGGGTGCTGCGGGTGTCGTTCCTGTCGGGGTTCGCGCTGGAGCTGCTGGCGAGCCTGTCGGTGGCGATCATCGCCGTCTCGATCGGCTTCCGACTGCTCGACGGCGACCTGACGCTGCTGGTCGGCCTGTTCGTGCTGCTCCTGGCACCGGAGGCCTACCTCCCCCTGCGTCAGGTGGGCGTGCAGTTCCACGCCGCCGCCGAGGGCGTTTCGGCCACCGAAGACGTGTTCGCGGTGCTCGACGAGGCCCGCGCCGCGCGCGCCGAGCGTCACGCCGACGCGGCGCCGGCAGGCACGTCTGCCGTTCCGGCCGGAGCGATCGCGGGTCCCCTCGTGCTGCGGGGGCTGCGTGTGCGCTACGGCGACCGCGCGCTGCCCCCCGTGGATCTCGAGGCGGATGCCGGTGAACTCGTGCTGGTGGCCGGACCGAGCGGCGCGGGCAAGTCGAGTGTGTTCGCGGCGCTGCGCCGAGCTGCCGCCTTCGATGGCGACGCCCGCGTCGGCGGCATCCCGTTGGCGCAGCTGACCCCCGACCGCTGGCTGGGATGGGCAGGGCAGCACCCCGGCCTCATCGCCGGCACCGTGGCCGACAACGTCGCGCTCGGCGATGCCGCCCCGGACGCCGCTGTCATCGTGCGGGCGCTGCAGCTGGCGTGCGCCGGCGACATCGACCCGTCGTATGAGCTCGGCGTGCAGGGCGCGGGCCTCTCCGGAGGTCAGGCGCAGCGCATCGCCGTTGCCCGGGCGATCTACCGCCATCTCCGCGGCACCGCGACCGTGCTCGCCCTCGACGAGCCGAGCGCCGCGCTCGACCCCGTCACCGAAGACCTGCTGTGGCAGAGCCTTCGCACGCTGGCAGACGGCGGCGCCACCGTGCTGCTGATCTCGCACCGGACGACCGCCGAGGCGTACGCCGACCGCATCGTGCGGCTTCAGCCTGCGGAGGTGGCGGCATGA
- the cydB gene encoding cytochrome d ubiquinol oxidase subunit II, whose product MDLAYIWFFIVGVLFVGYFVLDGFDFGVGMSLPFLGKDDVSRRQVINTIGPVWDLNETWVIVAGACLFAAFPEWYATLFSGFYLALLLILLALIARGVSFEYRHQRDSLRWKRNFDRMIVIGSAVPAFLWGVAVANIVQGVPLDADHEFVGSLLTLLNPYGLLGGLTTLLLFFTHGVYFVALKTDGRVRSDARALAIKSGVLTVVVAAAFLIWTVFNAAAAGSPLLMLSIACAVIAAVLLIASAVANLRDREGWAFGFGAGTVVFAVLTLWLALFPNVMPSTIDPAFSLTIENASSTDYTLTIMTWAAVIFLPLVLLYQGWTYWVFRKRVTRVEIEKAAATVH is encoded by the coding sequence ATGGATCTCGCCTACATCTGGTTCTTCATCGTCGGTGTGCTGTTCGTCGGCTACTTCGTGCTCGACGGCTTCGACTTCGGCGTGGGCATGTCGCTGCCCTTCCTCGGCAAGGACGACGTCTCGCGCCGTCAGGTCATCAACACGATCGGGCCCGTCTGGGACCTCAACGAGACCTGGGTCATCGTCGCGGGCGCCTGCCTGTTCGCCGCCTTCCCGGAGTGGTACGCCACGCTGTTCAGCGGGTTCTACCTGGCGCTGCTGCTGATCCTGCTGGCCCTCATCGCCCGCGGCGTGTCGTTCGAGTATCGCCACCAGCGCGACAGCCTGCGGTGGAAGCGCAACTTCGACCGCATGATCGTCATCGGCTCCGCCGTGCCCGCGTTCCTCTGGGGCGTCGCGGTGGCCAACATCGTGCAGGGTGTGCCGCTGGATGCCGATCACGAGTTCGTCGGGTCGCTCCTGACGCTGCTGAACCCCTACGGACTGCTGGGCGGCCTCACCACGCTGCTGCTGTTCTTCACCCACGGCGTGTACTTCGTGGCGCTGAAGACCGACGGCCGCGTGCGCAGCGACGCCCGCGCCCTGGCCATCAAGTCCGGCGTGCTGACGGTCGTCGTCGCGGCGGCGTTCCTGATCTGGACGGTGTTCAACGCCGCCGCTGCAGGCTCGCCCCTGCTGATGCTGTCGATCGCCTGCGCCGTGATCGCCGCCGTGCTGCTCATCGCCTCGGCGGTGGCGAACCTGCGCGACCGCGAGGGCTGGGCGTTCGGCTTCGGCGCCGGCACGGTGGTCTTCGCCGTGCTGACCCTGTGGCTGGCGCTCTTCCCGAACGTCATGCCCTCGACGATCGACCCGGCGTTCAGCCTCACGATCGAGAACGCCTCGAGCACCGACTACACGCTCACCATCATGACGTGGGCCGCGGTGATCTTCCTGCCGCTGGTGCTGCTGTACCAGGGCTGGACGTACTGGGTGTTCCGCAAGCGCGTCACCCGCGTCGAGATCGAGAAGGCGGCGGCGACCGTCCACTGA
- a CDS encoding cytochrome ubiquinol oxidase subunit I, translating to MDLLDPLLLARWQFGLTTLYHYLFVPLTLGLALVVAIFQTVWHRTGKVEWLHLTQLFGKIFLINFAMGVVTGIVQEFQFGMNWSAYSRFVGDIFGAPLAFEGLMAFFFEATFIGLWIFGWNKLPRAVHLFSMWMVVVGSTLSAYFILAANAFMQNPVGYEMAADGGRAELVDFWAVLTNPVVLAAFPHTIFSAWMFAAAVVIAVSAWHLARGQNLVTMRKSLRFGMWFMIGSFAAVALTGDQLSLVMVETQPMKMAAAEAIWNTACGADASFSLFSIGTPDGSQEIWSLRVPYLLSLLSTHSLDGCVEGLNDLQALYTEQFGAGIDYMPIIWVTYWSFRWMIALGGIAALISVVGLWVTRKKATRPVAPWMWKVAIWSAPLPLLGSLVGWVFTEMGRQPWIVFSLMLTEDGVSPNVPGWTVLISLVAFTLIYAALAVVEFGLILKAAQKGPAPLPEPGAEDDQPTSVEDTPTTVY from the coding sequence ATGGATCTGCTCGACCCGCTGCTGCTCGCCCGATGGCAGTTCGGCCTGACGACTCTGTACCACTACCTGTTCGTGCCTCTGACGCTCGGACTCGCGCTCGTGGTCGCCATCTTCCAGACGGTCTGGCACCGCACCGGCAAGGTGGAGTGGCTGCACCTGACGCAGCTGTTCGGGAAGATCTTCCTCATCAACTTCGCGATGGGCGTCGTCACCGGCATCGTGCAGGAGTTCCAGTTCGGCATGAACTGGTCCGCCTACTCCCGCTTCGTCGGCGACATCTTCGGCGCGCCGCTGGCCTTCGAGGGCCTCATGGCCTTCTTCTTCGAAGCCACCTTCATCGGGTTGTGGATCTTCGGGTGGAACAAGCTGCCGCGCGCCGTGCACCTGTTCTCGATGTGGATGGTCGTCGTCGGCTCCACCCTGTCGGCCTACTTCATCCTCGCCGCCAACGCGTTCATGCAGAACCCCGTGGGCTACGAGATGGCCGCCGACGGCGGGCGGGCCGAGCTCGTGGACTTCTGGGCGGTGCTGACCAACCCGGTCGTGCTCGCCGCGTTCCCGCACACGATCTTCTCCGCGTGGATGTTCGCCGCCGCCGTCGTCATCGCCGTCAGCGCCTGGCACCTCGCCCGCGGGCAGAACCTGGTCACCATGCGCAAGTCGCTGCGCTTCGGCATGTGGTTCATGATCGGCTCGTTCGCCGCGGTCGCGCTCACCGGTGACCAGCTGAGCCTGGTCATGGTCGAGACCCAGCCGATGAAGATGGCGGCCGCCGAGGCCATCTGGAACACCGCCTGCGGCGCGGACGCCTCGTTCTCGCTGTTCTCCATCGGCACCCCCGACGGATCTCAGGAGATCTGGTCGCTGCGCGTGCCGTACCTGCTGTCGCTGCTGTCGACGCACTCGCTGGACGGCTGCGTCGAGGGCCTCAACGACCTGCAGGCGCTGTACACCGAGCAGTTCGGCGCCGGCATCGACTACATGCCCATCATCTGGGTCACCTACTGGTCGTTCCGCTGGATGATCGCCCTCGGCGGCATCGCGGCGCTCATCTCGGTCGTCGGCCTCTGGGTCACCCGCAAGAAGGCCACGCGCCCCGTCGCGCCCTGGATGTGGAAGGTCGCGATCTGGTCGGCTCCGCTGCCGCTGCTGGGCAGCCTCGTCGGCTGGGTGTTCACGGAGATGGGTCGCCAGCCCTGGATCGTGTTCAGCCTCATGCTCACCGAGGACGGGGTCTCGCCCAACGTGCCCGGCTGGACGGTGCTGATCTCGCTCGTCGCCTTCACGCTCATCTACGCCGCCCTCGCGGTGGTCGAGTTCGGACTCATCCTCAAGGCCGCGCAGAAGGGCCCTGCCCCGCTGCCCGAGCCCGGTGCCGAGGATGACCAGCCGACCTCCGTCGAAGACACCCCGACGACGGTCTACTAG
- a CDS encoding helix-turn-helix transcriptional regulator has translation MTTRPAGYSAISSYSRVEILHLIQERPQRTIAELVEATKLHPNTVREHLQRLIDDGYVVSETEHRTTRGRPRVLYSAADGAETWSPVQQRKVREAAKRGDLMRRVLPSELPPELTTEALHQVDALVENLADAGFEPIVDESDLTIDLSPCAHAEVQSAHRQVLCSVHLGLMQGVVAAAGGPLTVDGMRSSCDPRECIVQLSARG, from the coding sequence GTGACCACACGACCCGCCGGCTACAGCGCGATCTCGAGCTACTCCCGGGTGGAGATCCTCCACCTCATCCAGGAGCGTCCTCAGCGCACCATCGCGGAGCTGGTCGAGGCCACCAAGCTGCACCCCAACACGGTGCGTGAGCACCTGCAGCGCCTGATCGACGACGGCTACGTCGTGTCGGAGACCGAGCACCGCACGACGAGGGGCCGGCCACGGGTGCTGTACAGCGCCGCCGACGGCGCAGAGACCTGGAGCCCGGTGCAGCAGCGCAAGGTGCGCGAGGCCGCGAAGCGCGGCGATCTCATGCGGCGGGTGCTCCCCAGCGAGCTGCCGCCGGAACTCACCACGGAGGCCCTGCACCAGGTCGACGCCCTCGTGGAGAACCTCGCCGACGCGGGCTTCGAGCCGATCGTCGACGAGTCCGACCTGACGATCGACCTCAGCCCGTGCGCACACGCCGAGGTGCAGTCCGCCCACCGGCAGGTGCTCTGCTCGGTGCACCTCGGCCTCATGCAGGGCGTCGTCGCCGCAGCCGGCGGCCCGCTCACCGTTGACGGCATGCGCTCCTCGTGCGACCCGCGCGAGTGCATCGTGCAGCTGTCCGCGCGCGGCTGA
- a CDS encoding diacylglycerol/lipid kinase family protein encodes MIGIVFNPTRVERSALEEALAARKQPVEVEWYATTVEDAGQGMARQALADGCGLVVAVGGDGTIRDVAATLAGTEVPLGIVPQGTGNLLARNLGIPLGDVAGALARAIDGDESPIDIGRIELHDRGEEFIFLVMAGFGIDAQMLAETDESAKERAGWLAYVGALGRAMAATDVVDATVVFDADPPVTEPTHTVLIGNCGTVQGGLRILPDAEPDDGLLDVVLIGGEGPEGLQWLDALKSVVWDNGIRRAVTRDDTAVDTATTRHRQAVSVRVTLPEPLPFEIDGEEVGATADILAIIQPGALLVRR; translated from the coding sequence ATGATCGGCATCGTCTTCAATCCCACGCGCGTGGAGCGCTCCGCACTCGAAGAGGCGCTCGCCGCGCGGAAGCAGCCGGTCGAGGTGGAGTGGTACGCGACGACGGTCGAGGATGCCGGGCAGGGGATGGCCCGTCAGGCACTCGCGGATGGATGCGGGCTGGTCGTGGCGGTGGGCGGCGACGGGACGATCCGCGACGTGGCCGCGACGCTGGCCGGCACGGAGGTGCCGCTGGGGATCGTGCCGCAGGGCACCGGCAACCTGCTGGCCCGCAACCTCGGCATCCCTCTGGGCGACGTGGCTGGCGCCCTCGCGCGTGCGATCGACGGGGACGAGTCGCCGATCGACATCGGGCGCATCGAACTGCACGACCGCGGGGAGGAGTTCATCTTCCTCGTGATGGCAGGCTTCGGCATCGACGCGCAGATGCTCGCCGAGACCGACGAGTCTGCCAAGGAGCGCGCGGGCTGGCTGGCCTACGTCGGGGCTCTCGGACGGGCGATGGCCGCCACCGACGTCGTCGACGCCACGGTCGTCTTCGATGCCGACCCGCCGGTGACCGAGCCCACCCACACCGTGCTGATCGGCAACTGCGGAACCGTGCAGGGAGGACTGCGCATCCTTCCCGACGCCGAACCCGATGACGGTCTGCTGGACGTCGTGCTCATCGGTGGCGAGGGCCCGGAAGGGCTGCAGTGGCTCGACGCCCTGAAGTCCGTGGTCTGGGACAACGGCATCCGCCGCGCCGTCACCCGCGACGACACCGCCGTGGACACGGCCACGACACGCCACCGCCAGGCGGTGTCGGTGCGGGTCACCCTCCCCGAGCCGCTGCCGTTCGAGATCGACGGCGAAGAGGTGGGCGCCACGGCCGACATCCTCGCGATCATCCAGCCCGGAGCGCTGCTCGTGCGCCGCTGA
- a CDS encoding ASCH domain-containing protein, with amino-acid sequence MTESVSIAEFWRLRRAELPHLPEEPTEAWAFGATPAHADGLLALVLAGVKTGTASSMWDYEATGDRMPEVGDVSVILDGAGAPRAVIETTDLRVVPFDQVDSEHALAEGEGDRTLAHWRAVHERFWREHSENPRGYEPDMPVLCERFRLVYPR; translated from the coding sequence GTGACCGAATCTGTCTCCATCGCGGAGTTCTGGCGCCTCCGCCGCGCCGAGCTGCCGCACCTCCCCGAAGAGCCGACCGAGGCGTGGGCCTTCGGAGCGACCCCCGCGCACGCCGACGGCCTGCTGGCCCTCGTGCTTGCCGGGGTGAAGACCGGCACGGCCTCGTCCATGTGGGATTACGAGGCCACGGGGGACCGGATGCCCGAGGTGGGGGACGTCAGCGTCATCCTCGACGGCGCCGGGGCGCCGCGAGCGGTCATCGAGACCACCGACCTGCGGGTCGTGCCGTTCGATCAGGTGGATTCGGAGCATGCGCTCGCCGAGGGTGAGGGCGACCGCACCCTGGCGCACTGGCGCGCGGTGCACGAGCGGTTCTGGCGCGAGCACTCCGAGAACCCGCGCGGCTACGAGCCGGACATGCCGGTGCTCTGCGAGCGGTTCCGCCTGGTGTACCCGCGCTGA
- a CDS encoding LLM class flavin-dependent oxidoreductase, translating into MQRFGTLSFGHYGPLGGGRELTAGDSLRQAIDLAQGMDDLGVNGAYFRVHHFARQQASPMPLLSAIAATTKRIEVGTGVIDMRYENPLHLAEEAAAVDLISDGRLALGVSRGSPETVVRGYETFGYTGSQDPRGADIARAHFDLFLRAIDGEGLAQRDPESPFGGGTGMQRVEPHSPGLRSRVWWGAGNRDSAAWAGTMGVNLMSSTLLTEDRGVPFDVLQAEQIDAFRAAWREAGHPGEPRVSVSRSIFPITTAEDELYFGHASEGEGVGYIDGIRSTFGKTYAASPDVLVEQLQQDAAIASADTLMLTIPSQLGVAFNLRVVESFAKHVAPALGWQPTTGAHA; encoded by the coding sequence ATGCAACGCTTCGGAACGCTCTCGTTCGGCCACTACGGACCCCTCGGCGGCGGCCGCGAGCTCACCGCCGGAGACTCCCTGCGCCAGGCGATCGACCTCGCGCAGGGCATGGACGATCTGGGTGTCAACGGCGCCTACTTCCGCGTGCACCACTTCGCCCGGCAGCAGGCGTCGCCGATGCCCCTGCTGTCGGCGATCGCCGCCACCACGAAGCGCATCGAGGTCGGCACCGGTGTCATCGACATGCGGTACGAGAACCCGCTGCACCTGGCCGAAGAGGCCGCGGCGGTCGACCTCATCAGCGACGGACGGCTTGCCCTCGGCGTCAGCCGCGGGTCACCGGAGACCGTCGTGCGGGGCTACGAGACGTTCGGCTACACGGGATCGCAGGATCCCCGCGGCGCCGACATCGCCCGCGCGCACTTCGACCTGTTCCTGCGCGCGATCGACGGCGAAGGACTCGCCCAGCGAGACCCCGAGAGCCCGTTCGGCGGCGGCACCGGCATGCAGCGCGTCGAGCCGCACTCCCCCGGCCTGCGCTCGCGCGTGTGGTGGGGTGCCGGCAACCGCGACAGCGCCGCCTGGGCGGGCACGATGGGCGTGAACCTCATGTCGTCGACGCTGCTCACCGAAGACCGCGGCGTTCCCTTCGACGTGCTGCAGGCCGAGCAGATCGACGCGTTCCGCGCCGCGTGGCGCGAGGCGGGTCACCCCGGTGAGCCGCGCGTCTCGGTCAGCCGCTCGATCTTCCCCATCACCACCGCCGAGGATGAGCTGTACTTCGGGCACGCGTCCGAGGGCGAGGGCGTCGGCTACATCGACGGCATCCGCTCGACGTTCGGCAAGACCTACGCCGCATCCCCTGACGTGCTCGTCGAGCAGCTGCAGCAGGATGCCGCCATCGCCAGCGCCGACACCCTCATGCTGACCATCCCGAGCCAGCTCGGGGTCGCGTTCAACCTGCGCGTCGTCGAGTCGTTCGCGAAGCACGTGGCGCCGGCGCTGGGCTGGCAGCCGACGACCGGGGCGCACGCGTAA
- a CDS encoding DUF3054 domain-containing protein codes for MIRSALTAFALDVVLVTLFAAVGRASHDSAPFGIGLATTAWPFLAALAVGWLVTLAWRRPAAPVRTGLGVWAITVAGGMLLRAASGQGTALPFIIVATLTLLLFLVGWRVIATLVQARRRAAASARS; via the coding sequence ATGATCCGCTCCGCCCTCACCGCGTTCGCCCTCGACGTCGTGCTCGTCACGCTGTTCGCCGCGGTGGGTCGGGCGAGCCACGACTCCGCGCCCTTCGGCATCGGCCTGGCGACGACCGCGTGGCCGTTCCTGGCGGCCCTCGCCGTGGGGTGGCTGGTGACCCTCGCCTGGCGCCGGCCCGCCGCACCCGTGCGCACCGGCCTGGGGGTCTGGGCGATCACCGTCGCCGGCGGCATGCTGCTGCGCGCGGCCAGCGGCCAGGGCACCGCACTGCCCTTCATCATCGTCGCCACGCTCACGCTGCTGCTGTTCCTCGTGGGCTGGCGCGTGATCGCCACGCTCGTACAGGCGCGGCGGCGAGCGGCCGCATCCGCCCGCTCCTGA
- a CDS encoding HNH endonuclease, whose amino-acid sequence MAVRQTRRARAQRRRVKRVAASGSDLTDLQWCAILEAWAACAYCGGDGAALQRDCVLPISRGGRYTLDNVVPACRSCNASKCNEEVTTWMRRRRLDEPAFLLRWRQIVLALAAEAAPADPAEPAEAAVCDG is encoded by the coding sequence ATGGCCGTCCGTCAGACCCGTCGCGCCCGGGCGCAGCGTCGCCGCGTGAAGCGCGTCGCGGCGTCGGGGAGCGACCTGACCGACCTGCAGTGGTGCGCCATCCTCGAGGCGTGGGCGGCGTGCGCCTACTGCGGCGGCGACGGCGCCGCACTGCAGCGCGACTGCGTGCTGCCGATCTCCCGCGGCGGCCGCTACACGCTCGACAACGTGGTGCCCGCGTGCCGGTCGTGCAACGCCAGCAAGTGCAACGAGGAAGTCACCACCTGGATGCGCCGGCGACGCCTCGACGAGCCGGCGTTCCTGTTGCGGTGGCGCCAGATCGTGCTGGCCCTCGCGGCGGAGGCCGCGCCCGCGGACCCTGCTGAGCCCGCGGAGGCCGCCGTCTGCGACGGCTGA
- a CDS encoding isocitrate lyase/PEP mutase family protein, with protein sequence MTNQAQRAQTLSDLHAAPEILRVVNVWDVVSAKAIIDLPETRALATAGHSIAATFGYADGENIPRDLMLDMVGRIVAVAGDLPVSADLDAGFGDPGETTRRAIGVGVVGANVEDRLKPLAESVAAVEAIVAAGQAEGVPFALNARTDAFVRAGDRPVQDSVADAIERGRAYLDAGADVVFVPGVLDADITRQLVAGIGERKVSVIGLPGALSAAEYEALGVARISYGPMTQRVALTALQDVAKSLYADGVLPASTRALN encoded by the coding sequence ATGACGAACCAGGCCCAGCGTGCTCAGACCCTGTCCGACCTGCATGCCGCCCCGGAGATCCTCCGCGTGGTGAACGTGTGGGACGTCGTCTCGGCGAAGGCGATCATCGACCTGCCCGAGACCCGCGCCCTCGCCACGGCGGGGCATTCCATCGCGGCGACGTTCGGCTACGCCGACGGGGAGAACATCCCGCGCGACCTCATGCTCGACATGGTCGGCCGCATCGTCGCGGTCGCGGGCGACCTGCCCGTGTCGGCAGACCTGGATGCCGGCTTCGGCGACCCCGGCGAGACGACCCGCCGGGCGATCGGCGTCGGCGTGGTGGGTGCGAACGTCGAAGACCGTCTGAAGCCGCTGGCGGAGTCCGTCGCCGCCGTCGAAGCGATCGTCGCGGCCGGGCAGGCAGAGGGCGTGCCGTTCGCCCTCAACGCCCGCACCGACGCGTTCGTGCGCGCCGGCGACCGCCCCGTGCAGGACTCGGTCGCCGACGCGATCGAGCGCGGCCGCGCCTACCTCGACGCCGGCGCGGATGTCGTGTTCGTGCCGGGTGTGCTCGATGCCGACATCACGCGGCAGCTGGTGGCCGGCATCGGCGAGCGCAAGGTGAGCGTGATCGGGCTTCCCGGCGCGCTGTCGGCCGCCGAGTACGAGGCGCTCGGCGTCGCCCGCATCTCGTACGGCCCGATGACCCAGCGGGTCGCATTGACGGCGCTGCAGGACGTGGCGAAGAGCCTCTACGCCGACGGCGTCCTCCCGGCATCCACCCGCGCCCTCAACTGA